A single window of Chitinophagales bacterium DNA harbors:
- a CDS encoding S8 family serine peptidase, which yields MNKKFYPFLVAFIFLSLVFYGFQNLQLLPDYKKKQTENQAEVIEGVIVVKLQKSIAVTNYETPETSDPQFNQLLKKHRISSIEAVFPKVGESGLVNAEEMAKLHFLKFTHSATPQSLAKDFADLRTVAYAEPKYMSYLQETPDDPQYLSQSYLKNALKAEAAWDIAKAENGDVRIAIVDSGTDWEHEDLLANIWSNPNEIPNNLKDDDNNGYRDDIRGWNFQSNNNNPKPGGSSHGTHVSGIAAAVTNNGIGVASISWNPQLIGVNVSTPGSSSGISFGYEGIGYATIVKADVINCSWGRSGAPSLFEEEVVDFAAANNSLVVAASGNGGSDNVGDSNDETPFYPCNYTNALSVGATQDASDNIAGYSNYGLSVNVFAPGSSILSTYPDNTYGFNTGTSMASPVVAGLAALVKAAHPDWTAQQVGEQIRVTCDPIEGANSSNLAGLLGNGRVNAERAVSEESPAIRLHSYFVLDSGGDGEMDAGESITLFLTFVNRLAPTNSVAVFLSTDDTNINFINHADAIPIIETNQLISTSFTFNIAANAPRGQEVLFKIDLTNGVYVDYDLLKLTISPPKFIAHDTGPLRMSVSNQGNLGFAGFSGQAPGDGFSWNNQNLLFEGGLVMATSANQISDCIRGLTNTPNKEFKALDGNVLRLISPGENYLQESSIVIVDSLASNPIGVSILQESFADTISSRQNYVILKYTMKNETPDTIDNLHLALFFDWDIGTDFNDFGRLDEDRRLGYAYNTVGGKTYIGATKMLSSEVGYSYRTLNNPTELYNNFTDSEKWQFMTEGIQTQDIDATDISTYSSAGPFKIAPNETAEVGFALIGAHGFEELAAAADTAQYVWEHAGVISAIEEIPVATLDALQLFPNPFHDYLQLSYELKQTKQVRISLFTIEGQRIEVLKNEIQKAGSHQLDWSLSNELPAGTYLLQLQIGEQVVTKKVLKM from the coding sequence ATGAACAAAAAATTCTACCCTTTTTTAGTAGCATTCATTTTCTTGAGTCTTGTATTCTATGGCTTTCAAAACCTTCAATTGTTGCCCGACTACAAGAAAAAACAAACTGAGAATCAGGCAGAAGTTATTGAAGGAGTGATTGTAGTCAAACTGCAAAAAAGTATTGCTGTAACCAACTATGAGACCCCAGAAACTTCTGATCCACAGTTCAATCAATTGCTCAAAAAACACCGAATTAGCAGCATAGAAGCCGTGTTTCCGAAAGTGGGGGAATCGGGTTTGGTGAATGCGGAGGAAATGGCAAAATTGCATTTTTTGAAGTTTACGCATAGTGCAACACCTCAAAGCCTTGCCAAGGATTTTGCAGACCTTCGCACCGTTGCGTATGCCGAACCAAAATACATGTCTTATTTGCAGGAAACGCCTGATGATCCTCAATACCTTTCGCAGAGCTATTTGAAGAATGCGCTCAAGGCAGAGGCTGCTTGGGACATTGCGAAAGCTGAAAATGGGGATGTGCGGATAGCGATTGTGGACAGTGGTACGGATTGGGAACATGAGGATTTGTTGGCCAATATATGGTCGAATCCCAACGAAATTCCGAACAACCTGAAAGACGACGACAACAATGGCTATAGGGACGACATCAGAGGATGGAATTTTCAGAGCAACAACAACAATCCTAAGCCCGGAGGATCGAGTCACGGTACACACGTATCGGGCATTGCAGCAGCAGTGACCAACAATGGCATTGGTGTAGCAAGCATCAGTTGGAATCCCCAATTGATTGGTGTGAATGTGTCGACTCCCGGTTCAAGTTCGGGAATTTCCTTTGGTTATGAGGGCATTGGCTATGCTACTATAGTAAAAGCAGATGTCATCAATTGCAGTTGGGGGCGAAGTGGTGCGCCTTCTTTGTTTGAAGAAGAAGTGGTTGACTTTGCAGCTGCCAACAATTCTTTGGTGGTTGCCGCATCGGGAAATGGAGGGTCAGACAATGTGGGTGATTCCAACGATGAAACGCCTTTTTATCCATGTAATTATACCAATGCACTTTCGGTAGGCGCAACTCAGGATGCTTCTGACAACATTGCAGGTTACTCCAATTATGGTTTGTCTGTCAATGTGTTTGCCCCCGGTTCTAGCATTTTAAGTACCTATCCAGACAATACTTATGGATTCAATACAGGTACTTCGATGGCTTCTCCTGTGGTAGCAGGTTTGGCGGCTTTGGTGAAAGCAGCGCATCCCGATTGGACGGCACAACAAGTAGGCGAGCAGATTCGGGTGACGTGCGACCCTATTGAAGGAGCGAATTCATCGAATTTGGCGGGTTTGCTCGGCAATGGACGGGTGAATGCAGAGAGGGCTGTTTCGGAAGAATCGCCAGCCATTCGCTTGCATAGTTACTTTGTTTTGGATAGTGGTGGTGATGGTGAAATGGATGCGGGTGAGTCTATTACTTTGTTTTTGACCTTTGTGAACCGCTTGGCTCCGACCAACAGTGTGGCGGTTTTTTTGAGTACTGATGATACCAATATCAACTTTATCAACCATGCAGATGCGATTCCAATCATCGAAACCAATCAGTTGATTTCGACTTCATTTACTTTCAACATTGCAGCGAATGCGCCTCGTGGACAGGAGGTTTTGTTCAAAATAGACTTGACCAATGGCGTTTATGTGGACTACGATTTGCTGAAACTGACCATTTCTCCTCCAAAGTTTATCGCACACGATACAGGCCCATTGCGTATGTCGGTGAGCAATCAAGGCAACTTGGGTTTTGCAGGTTTTTCGGGGCAGGCTCCTGGAGATGGCTTTTCTTGGAACAACCAAAACTTGTTGTTTGAAGGTGGTTTGGTGATGGCAACGAGTGCCAACCAAATTTCGGATTGTATCAGAGGTTTGACCAATACGCCCAATAAAGAATTCAAGGCATTGGATGGTAATGTATTGAGATTGATTAGTCCCGGCGAAAATTACCTTCAAGAGAGTTCGATTGTGATTGTGGATTCTTTGGCGAGCAATCCTATTGGCGTGTCTATTTTACAAGAAAGTTTTGCAGACACGATTTCGAGCAGACAGAACTATGTGATTTTGAAATACACAATGAAAAACGAAACGCCTGATACGATTGACAATCTTCATCTTGCACTGTTTTTTGATTGGGACATCGGCACAGACTTCAATGACTTTGGACGCTTGGATGAAGACCGACGCTTAGGCTATGCTTACAATACGGTGGGCGGAAAAACATATATTGGGGCAACAAAAATGCTATCTTCGGAGGTTGGTTATTCCTACCGTACGCTCAACAATCCGACGGAACTCTACAACAATTTTACCGACTCCGAAAAATGGCAGTTTATGACAGAAGGGATTCAGACACAGGATATTGATGCCACAGATATTTCGACATACAGTTCGGCAGGGCCTTTCAAGATTGCGCCCAATGAAACGGCAGAGGTGGGTTTTGCTTTGATTGGCGCACATGGTTTTGAAGAATTGGCAGCAGCAGCAGATACGGCGCAGTATGTTTGGGAACATGCTGGGGTGATTTCTGCTATTGAAGAAATTCCTGTTGCTACGCTTGATGCTTTGCAGTTGTTTCCCAATCCTTTCCACGATTATTTGCAGCTTAGTTACGAATTGAAGCAAACAAAACAAGTGCGTATCAGCCTTTTTACCATTGAAGGTCAGCGCATTGAAGTATTGAAAAATGAGATTCAAAAAGCGGGTTCGCATCAATTGGATTGGAGCTTGTCAAATGAACTTCCTGCGGGTACGTATTTGCTGCAATTGCAGATAGGTGAACAGGTGGTGACGAAGAAGGTGTTGAAGATGTAG
- a CDS encoding isoprenylcysteine carboxylmethyltransferase family protein, with translation MKRIFFFLYGVLSYLFFFGTFLYLICFMGNFIVPSTIDGTPELPFFQALCINVILVLLFGIQHSGMARQSFKNWLTRYIPQFIERSTFVLISTIMLAVVMWFWQPMGGTIWEVEADSTLYYVLHGVSFLGWGILLLSTFLINHFELFGLQQVLEQLIGKKYTASTFKTPLFYKVVRHPLYLGFLIAFWATPSMTLTHLAMALGMTFYIFTGIKFEEKDLKQYFGETYHKYAQKVPMIIPFIK, from the coding sequence ATGAAACGCATTTTCTTTTTTTTGTACGGTGTTCTTTCTTATTTATTTTTCTTTGGTACATTTTTATATCTCATCTGCTTTATGGGAAATTTCATTGTTCCTTCTACGATTGACGGAACACCCGAGTTGCCCTTTTTTCAAGCACTTTGTATCAATGTTATTTTGGTTTTGTTATTTGGCATTCAGCACAGTGGCATGGCACGCCAAAGCTTTAAAAACTGGCTTACTCGCTATATTCCACAATTCATTGAGCGTAGTACCTTTGTGTTGATCTCTACTATTATGCTTGCTGTGGTGATGTGGTTTTGGCAACCAATGGGGGGTACTATCTGGGAAGTTGAAGCAGATTCTACTCTCTACTATGTTTTGCATGGAGTTTCGTTTTTAGGATGGGGGATTTTGTTGCTCAGTACGTTTTTAATCAATCATTTTGAACTATTTGGACTTCAACAAGTTCTTGAGCAATTGATAGGCAAAAAATACACTGCGTCTACCTTCAAAACCCCTTTATTCTACAAGGTGGTTCGACATCCTTTGTATCTTGGATTTCTTATTGCATTTTGGGCTACTCCTTCCATGACACTTACCCATTTGGCAATGGCATTAGGTATGACCTTTTATATTTTTACAGGAATCAAATTTGAAGAAAAAGATTTAAAACAATATTTTGGAGAGACTTATCATAAGTATGCTCAAAAGGTGCCAATGATTATTCCCTTTATTAAATAA
- a CDS encoding fasciclin domain-containing protein produces MFRLFPSIKMLLVLFTLSFMAVSCDDDDDMPEAQETIVDIASGDAQFSTLVAALTKANLAGTLAGNGPFTVFAPTNDAFAALLSDLGVNSLDDLTAEQLTPILLYHVVSGDVRSSSLMDGYVPTLSDGPNGTKVSLLVDTNGGVSLNTTTNVTTADVAASNGVIHIIDKVLLPPSVVSTAINNPAFSTLVAAVVKADLVDALSATGPFTVFAPTNDAFAALLSDLGVSSLDDLTAEQLTPILLYHVVSGNNVSTGLSSGTVPTLNTNASLSIDVSNGVAINGDTKVIIPDVQSTNGVVHAIDKVLVPAK; encoded by the coding sequence ATGTTTAGATTATTTCCGAGCATAAAAATGCTATTAGTTCTATTTACCTTATCTTTCATGGCAGTATCTTGTGATGACGACGATGATATGCCTGAAGCGCAAGAAACCATTGTTGATATTGCATCTGGAGATGCACAGTTTAGTACCTTAGTAGCGGCATTGACCAAAGCCAACCTTGCAGGAACATTGGCAGGCAATGGCCCCTTCACTGTTTTCGCACCGACCAATGATGCTTTTGCAGCCTTATTGAGTGACTTGGGTGTCAATAGTTTGGATGATTTAACTGCTGAACAATTGACTCCAATTTTGTTGTACCACGTAGTGAGCGGCGATGTGCGTTCGAGTAGCTTGATGGATGGCTATGTCCCCACTCTGAGTGATGGGCCTAACGGCACAAAAGTAAGTCTATTGGTAGATACCAATGGAGGCGTTAGTTTGAACACTACTACCAATGTGACCACAGCAGATGTAGCAGCCTCAAATGGTGTGATTCACATTATTGACAAAGTATTGTTGCCTCCAAGTGTGGTCAGCACTGCCATCAACAACCCAGCATTCAGCACTTTGGTAGCAGCAGTAGTAAAAGCAGACCTCGTTGATGCTTTGAGTGCAACAGGTCCTTTCACCGTCTTTGCACCGACCAATGATGCTTTTGCAGCTTTGTTGAGCGATTTGGGCGTATCGAGTTTGGATGATTTGACAGCCGAACAATTGACTCCCATTTTGTTGTACCACGTTGTCAGTGGCAACAATGTTTCTACGGGCTTGAGTTCAGGCACAGTCCCTACTTTGAATACCAACGCTTCTTTGAGTATTGATGTAAGCAATGGTGTGGCAATCAATGGCGATACAAAAGTAATCATTCCAGATGTTCAGTCCACCAATGGTGTCGTTCATGCGATTGACAAAGTATTGGTCCCTGCTAAATAA
- a CDS encoding DUF2461 domain-containing protein, whose protein sequence is MQTTHISPSTLQFLSDLSEHNNREWFAENKKRFEAAKDNMKAFGETLLNKMQQHDKIENMKLYRIYRDVRFSQDKTPYKNSLSGNFTRATKWLRGGYYFHIEPNNPFIGGGFWNPNTKDLKRLRQEFAADPEPLRAIIQSKDFKKAFGTLEGEQLKTAPRGYDIDHPSVDLLRYKQFLVSQAFTDKELLSSDFVEKLSDGFKAMRPFFDYMSEVLTTDENGVPIE, encoded by the coding sequence ATGCAAACAACTCATATTTCCCCTTCTACACTTCAATTCCTCTCTGACCTCTCCGAACACAACAATCGAGAGTGGTTCGCTGAAAACAAAAAACGCTTTGAAGCTGCAAAAGACAACATGAAAGCCTTTGGAGAAACCCTACTAAACAAAATGCAGCAACACGATAAAATCGAAAACATGAAGCTCTACCGCATTTACCGTGACGTGCGATTCTCCCAAGACAAAACACCCTACAAAAACTCCCTAAGCGGTAATTTCACCCGTGCAACAAAATGGCTAAGAGGAGGTTATTACTTCCACATCGAACCCAACAACCCTTTCATTGGTGGAGGTTTTTGGAATCCCAATACAAAAGACTTAAAGCGACTCCGACAAGAATTTGCAGCCGATCCCGAACCGCTTAGAGCAATTATTCAATCCAAAGACTTCAAAAAAGCATTTGGCACTTTGGAGGGTGAACAATTGAAGACTGCGCCCAGAGGCTACGACATAGACCATCCTTCGGTGGATCTTTTGCGCTACAAACAGTTTTTAGTCTCCCAAGCTTTCACAGACAAGGAATTACTTTCTTCCGATTTTGTAGAGAAATTGTCAGATGGTTTCAAAGCCATGCGACCGTTTTTTGACTACATGAGTGAGGTCTTGACAACAGATGAGAATGGGGTGCCGATTGAATAG
- the moaA gene encoding GTP 3',8-cyclase MoaA, which produces MDMTIYDNHKRPINYLRLAVTDRCNLRCFYCMPEEGIDYVERKELMSYEEMLRLVSVMTQMGIDKVRITGGEPFLRKDMMPFLYSISQLQGLKKINITTNGTLTAPLIPELKKMGIHSINLSLDTLNRERFFEITRRDALPQVMETFEALLQHEITTKINAVVMEGKNTDDLIDMVELTKNHPVGVRFIEEMPFNGTGAHYQTLQWNHIKILQHLQDHYPTLQKLPDPPSSTAANYQIPGYKGTVGIIAAYSRTFCGTCNRIRVTPQGLLRTCLYDNGIFNLKNLMRSGATDLQIQTALLEALGNRAKNGFEAEQRRFAGAPVQESMATIGG; this is translated from the coding sequence ATGGATATGACAATTTATGATAATCACAAACGTCCAATCAATTATCTTCGATTGGCGGTAACAGACCGATGCAACTTGCGATGCTTCTACTGTATGCCCGAGGAAGGTATTGATTATGTGGAGCGAAAAGAACTAATGAGCTACGAAGAAATGCTAAGGTTGGTAAGTGTGATGACACAAATGGGTATTGATAAAGTGCGTATTACAGGCGGAGAACCTTTCCTCCGAAAAGATATGATGCCTTTCTTGTACTCCATTAGCCAATTGCAGGGATTGAAGAAAATCAACATTACCACTAACGGTACACTCACTGCCCCATTGATTCCAGAATTGAAGAAAATGGGTATTCATTCCATCAATTTAAGCTTAGATACCTTGAATCGGGAGCGTTTCTTCGAAATCACCCGACGAGATGCACTGCCGCAAGTGATGGAAACCTTTGAAGCACTCTTACAACATGAAATTACCACCAAAATCAATGCAGTGGTGATGGAAGGAAAAAATACAGATGATTTGATTGACATGGTAGAACTCACCAAAAATCATCCTGTTGGCGTTCGTTTTATCGAAGAAATGCCCTTCAATGGCACAGGCGCACACTACCAAACGCTTCAATGGAATCATATCAAAATTTTGCAACACCTTCAAGACCATTACCCTACCCTGCAAAAACTACCCGATCCGCCTTCATCAACGGCTGCCAACTATCAGATTCCCGGCTACAAAGGCACAGTTGGAATCATTGCCGCTTATAGCCGTACTTTTTGTGGTACCTGCAATCGGATTCGGGTCACACCACAAGGACTACTGCGTACATGCCTGTATGACAACGGTATATTTAACCTCAAAAATTTGATGCGAAGCGGAGCAACCGATTTACAAATTCAGACAGCACTCCTTGAAGCATTGGGTAATCGAGCCAAGAACGGTTTTGAAGCCGAACAGAGGCGTTTTGCAGGTGCGCCTGTGCAGGAAAGCATGGCAACGATTGGAGGATAG